TCTTCTACTCTTTGCCCAAATTTAGGTATGTTAGGGATGTCTTCAAAATAAATTCTGCCATCTCTCTCAATTTTTCTAAGAAATAGTCTTTCGTCTCCATTAAACCAAACACCCAAACTTGCCTTTGAAAATCTTAAATAATCTTGTAATTGGGATTTCCCATCTTTTCTATTCTTTTTTTTACATTCAACAATAATGTATGAATTATCATCATTTTTTGTATCTGAACTAAATACTGATATATCAACAGGATATTCTTTGTTTGTATCTGAAGGTCTAACTTTTACCCTATATTGAGGTCTTGTTTGTATATTTTTTTTTGGATAGCCATAATCTTCAACTAATTGCTTTGAGAAAACTTGAACAGCCTCTAGTTCTTCGGGTGTTGCTTTAACTTCCAGCCCAGAAATATAATCTATAATATACCCTTCTTTTACCATATCGATTTCCCCCTCTATTATTTAGAAAATATTCATCTCTTATTATAACCTTTTCTTTTTGTCAAATAGGAAAAAGAAAATTACCCTTAAAACTATCGCCCTCTAATTTGGCCTTAAGAATTAGCTCTTATTCTGCAAGTATAATTAATATGGAAAAATATCCCCTTTGCAGTAATTATTAGTTTGGCTTTGGCCTTAAAATTACATTAATTTGAAAATGCAATATAGATCTATTTTTTGAAATTCCATCCTTCTCTGTAAAACCATATAGTCACCGCCATAGGCTTATTTGATACTTACTGGTGTTAAAATGACTGATGAAGATCCTAAAAAAGAGCCTGATTCTGATTTTCTTATAGAAATACTTTCTGATATTGAGGAGTTTATTGGAGATGATGGAAGATCATATGGCCCTTACAGCGAAGGCCAGATAGTTAATGTTCCCAAATCTGCAGCCAAGGCCTTTGACATATTGCTCAAGAACGGTTTTGCTAGGAGATACGATGAAGTGCCTGAGTATGTATGCATGAATTCTCTCTTTGATCAAGCCATTAAATATTTCTACTTTGGCCTCAATGTAATTCCGCTTAGAGAAAAGGGCAAGATATCTATTATTCCTTGGAAAAAATATCAAATTGAAAAGGTAACATTAAGCGAGATAGACAGGTGGTGGAGCCAGTGGCCCAATGCCAACATCGGCATTGTCACAGGTTCAATCAATAGGCTCCTGGTACTGGACATTGACGGGGAAGAGGGGCGCCAATCGCTAAAGATAGCATCAAAAGACATGCCAATGAACACAGCAATTGCAAGGTCTAGCCGAGGGAAGCACTACTACTTTAGGGCCAATAGGATCTTTGGTACTTATGTTGGAATACTTCCAGGTGTTGATGTAAGGTGCGAGGGAGGGATTATTGTTGCGCCTCCTAGCATTCATGCCTCTGGTAAGACCTATACATGGGAAAAATCAATCCTTGAAGCTGATTTAGAGGATACGCCAAAATGGCTATCAGAGATGCTTTCAGAGAAAGAAGCTAAAGATAGGGCCAAAGAAACAAGGATACCTTTAGGGAAGAGGAATTCTGAGCTCACAAGGATATCCGGAGTATTGAGAAACAGGGGTCTTTCGCAAGAGACAGTAAGGGATACAATATCAAAAATCAATCAAACACAGTGCGAGGTGCCTCTTGACCAGGGGGAAGTGGACAGGATAACGACAGACTTCCCAAAGAACACATTTGCCATGACCGACCTTGGAAACTCTGAAAGATTGATCTACCACTATGGGGATGTCATAAGGTACTGCCACCTCTGGAAGAAGTGGATAGTCTGGGATGGAAAACGTTGGCTAAAGGACGATAGCGGTGCCATATACAGGCTCGCCAAGGACACCGTAAGGAGCATAAATGCCGAGGCTGCAATAGAGCAGGATTATTCCAAAAAAGGCGAAATATCAAAATGGGCATTCTTATCAGAAAGCTCCTATCGCATTGAATCAATTGTAAAGCTTGCAACAAATGAGCTGCCAATATCCCCGGATGATCTTGATCAAGATGCGTGGTTCCTGAATGTTGAAAACGGCATAATAGATCTTAGGACAGGGGAGTTCTCTGAAGATCACCTGAAGGAGAAGTTCATCACAAAGCTTGCCAATGTGAAGTATGATCCGGATGCAAAATGTCCATTGTGGGAGAATTTCCTCCATGAGATCTTTGAGGGAAACGAGGAGCTAATAGATTACATACAGAAGGCCATTGGGTACAGCATGACTTCCGATGATCGTGAGCAGGTCCTTTTCTTTCTCCACGGCCTGGGCCAGAATGGTAAGACCACCTTTCTTAACATTATCATGACTATGCTCGGCGAGTATGCCAAGGATGCGGACCCTTCCACCTTCATGGACAAGAAGTTTGACGGAGGCCCTAAAAATGATGTTGCAAGGCTAAAGGGGGCTAGATTTGTAAGATCATCAGAGATTGCAGAAGGCAAATACCTGGATGAAGACTTCATAAAGAGGGTTACAGGGCACGAAGGCCTCACCGCCAGATTCCTATATGGGGAGATATTTGACTTTGCTCCGAAGTTCAAGCTTTGGATGATCTCAAACAACAAGCCTACGATTAGAGGCAGCGACTTTGCCATATGGCGTAGGCTCATGACCATCCCCTTCAACTATCGTGTACCAAACGAGAAGAGGGACAAAACCTTGGAAGCAAAGCTCGATAGTGAGCTTCCTGGCATCCTGAACTGGGTCATAAAAGGATGCATGAAGTGGCTCTCGGAAGGGTTGAATCCTCCAGAGATTGTTGTCCTCGCAAACACTGAATACAAGGATGAGATGGACCCGTTGAAAGACTTTCTTGATGATGTATGTAATATTGGTGTGGTAAATAAGATCCCAGCAGGAGAGCTATACGCTGCTTATAGAACTTATTGCTATTGCATGAGAACTGAAACTATATCGCAGCAGTCCTTTGGCAGAAGATTGTCCCAACTTGGCCTTAAGAAATCAAGGGAGTTTGACGGAAGATACTGGGAAGGCATAGAGATCAATAAGTCTAGGTTTGAGCTTTTGCAGAAGAGCTACAAGGGTGATTACCCTGCTAACTAGATCCTATGACACTATGACGGTTATGACGCTTTTTTCCTTTAAAACTTATAGTAGAGGAATTTACTTTAAAAGTTTTGTAAATTGGCATAAAACCGTCATAAGCGTCATGGAAGAGAAGAAGGTGAGCAAATAGCAAGGAATCTCATCGAGTACAGGGTGTATGTAGGGGATAGTGACATACCAGGCGTGAGATTAATCTACGGATACACGCTCATAGAGGCTGATAAAGGCGAAACGATAGAGAATATTGCTGGCGAGAAAGGAAGGTATGCGATCTTAGAATATGGCGAAGATCCATGCTGGAATTATGAGTTCGTGCTATATGTTTCAGATAGCCTCTCAATTTTAGGGCCAATTTTTGAGATGTTATGTACTGAATGTGATAAAGATCTTACCAAATCAATGACCTATACCAATTTCCTGATCTTTTCTTTATGGAAGAGCAAAGCAATTAATGATATGGATAAGGCAAATAAAAACGAAGCTTGATTTTAGGGCCAAATTAGTTTTATCGTTAAGTATTTATCTGAAATGCCCTATTTTCCTTAAGGCACTTATACAAACATCCGGTGACTTAAGGCCTAAAAATAGTGAAAAACTAGAAATTAAACAAACATCCAAAACCCACTAAAAATTCATCATAAAACTCTAAAATCTATCTAAAATTCACCAGAATCAAAAGAAAGTGTGCGGGGGAAGGGATTCGAACCCTCGAAGACCTGCGTCACCGGATCTTAAGTCCGGCGCCTTAGACCATGCTCGGCAACCCCCGCCTAGAAAAATATCAAAGTGTATCTTTTATAAAATTACCTGATAATATAAATCTTTAGGCAGTTTGTGTTGATACATTTGTATCCATCTCTTAATTTTCCATCCTTGTCATGTACTGTAATTCTTCTTATAACAGAACCACAAACTCTGCAATTTCTTTCACCAAAAGTGATATATTCATATTCCTCTTCGTCAGCTTCTTCATCTTCAAACTCAATATCTTCCCCAGAAATATCCTTGTTTATTATTCTTAATTCTCTTTCTAGTTTTGTATCTTCGATTTCAATTTTTGGAGTTTCTTCTATAATTTCATCTTCAGGTTTCAAACTAAAAATTTTGGCAAGAGCTAAAAAAGTAGCATGATTATTGTATTCTATCACCATATAAGATCCATCAGGGGCATTGTCAAATGAAATCATTGCATAGTTCGCTTCAATCTCATTTCTTAGGTAATCCTTTATTTTATCTATAAATGATTTATCATGGCCTTCTAGATTTTCGCTAAGAAGGAGGTCTTCATTAATATAAAATTCCCTGCCCGCAGTATAATATTCAATATTGGCCTTACCCAAAGCCATATTTACCTTCTTTATACTTTCTTCAACGGTATAAGGCAGAGCTTCAACTTTTCTCATAACTATGATACTACTTATTAGAATTTAAGGTTTTCAATCAATACTCTCTACTCCAGAATCTTCTATAAGATTAAATAAGGTCTTTTTAAGATCAGTAACAGTATCATAATTATCCATTTCATTTGGGTATATCCATTCAAAAGTGTCATGCTCCCAATCTATGTTTATTTCATCTCCTTTAAATAAAAAAAGAAAAGGATTAATTGACCATATAGTATCATTAACAATGTCCTGAATATCAAATGGGATCCCAATCTTCAACAATTCTAAATATTTACTATCAACACCAGTTTCTTCTTTTATCTCTCTTAGAGCAGCTTCAAGGCTATTCTCATCTTCAATAAATCCTGAAACACCTGCCCATTTACCTCTAAAAGTGCCGACTTTATTGCTTCTTTTAAGAAGGAGGATCTTCCCATCCTTGAATAAAAATGAGGTAACTATGTCTTTTCTTTTCATAAAAGAAAGAAATAAACTTTATTAAAAAAAGTATCTATAAACTGGGGCAAAAGAATGAATTTATTGCTTTCTAGCTTTTCTTTTCATTCTTCTCATTTTCTTCTTAACGTGTCTCCAGCGCATTCTGCCTTTCTTTTTCCATTTTCGTGGCCTTTTGCCCATTATATCCCTCAAGGAATTTTATTTTTTCATCGTTATTTCGATAGTACTTACTGCTCTCTGTTCAACTTGCTCTGTTCCAATCTTAATATTGGTAATTTTTGCTTCGGGAACAAATCTGCTTTTTACTATTTCCGCAGTATCCACAGCAGTAGATATACTTCTTCCCCTAGCTTTTATGGTTATCTCATTCTCACCAGCATTAAATCCAGTGACTATAGCAAGAACATATGCCATTGCCTTTTTCTTTCCTACGAGTACATCCATAATATCCCTCTAATCATTGTTCATTGTAAAACGCTAGAGAACTAGCATGAAAAAGTTTCGTTGCCTATTTAAATACTTTTTGGTTATTTTCGCAACATTTCAAATAATTCATTAAATTTATCTATAAAATAAATAAGTTATCTCCTATATATCCAATACCACTACCTTGACATTTTCTTGATCAAGTAATATACCTCTCCAAAATATTTTTATGTTTATAGTAAATTTAGTTTCATAACTGCCTGGAGAAACTTTTGACTTTATTAAAAATGATTTTGAAATTCTTTTATCTGCAGGAAGAATATCTTGAAAAGTGAATTTATACCCACCATATATCTGCTCAGAAGGATATTTATCAACAGATTCTACCTCTAGATCAGGATAATCAGACGCAAATTCTATCCAGTATTCTCCTTCTCTAAAAACTTGATCAGATTCAATATCCATCATTAGGAGTCCGTTTTGGTCATTTTTTAGAGATAACTCTGTTTTTAGAATCCCACCTAAATCAATTTTTTTAATTTCAAATTTAGGCCTATATACTTGAATAGTAGATTCGACCGTAACAGGATTCATGGCAATGCCTTCATTGTTCTTATATGAAATTTTAAATTCCAATGGTATGTTTTTCCTTGATTCAGAAAGTTTTAGTACTTCTTTTTCAGCAACTATTTTAAATTTGATAATGGAAGTCTTCCCATTCTCTAAGAGTAATGGAGGTTCAGACTCGAAAGTTACAGTAAAAGGTGAAACTTCATCAACTTTTATTTCAATAGCATTACTCTTACCTGTATTTTCTAAATTTAGAACTCCGATCTCTTCATTAGTAATTAGCATTTTAGAAGATAAAACATCAATCCCCGCTGATATTTTAGGATTTTTCTTGAAATTGAATATTGTATCTTGGCCTATATACAATAATCCAACTATCAAAATTGCCGCTATTACTATGAATATCCACTTTTTATTGATATTCATAAACATCGTAACCCATTATAGTTTAAAAATCTTTCTTTTAATAATATAAATTTATAATTTTCAGTTTTCAATAACTGGAATTATATTTTTAATTATTCATAAACATACCCCAAATTTTATAAACACCAAAAAATTAATCTTTCTGGTATTCTATGACAGCGGAAGCTCTTTATGAAAGACTATTAGAAACAATTTCTGAAAACGAACTAAAAGAAAGAATTGATAAAAAAATTCAATCTGTTGGTGGATTGTTATCGGAGGAAGGGGCATTACTTCTAATTGCTGGAGAACTAGGGATAAACATTGAAGAAATTCATAAAGAAAAAAAACATTTTTTTATTTCTGATATAAACGAAGGCATGCAACATGTCGATATAAGCGGCAGAATAATGAGAATTTTTGATGTTAATACCTTCCAGAGAAAGACAGGAACTGAAGGAAAGGTTCAGAACATTGTAATTGCTGATAAGACTGGAAGCATTAGGATAGTTTTTTGGGACGATCAGATAGATAAGCTTAAGCAATTTAAGAGGGGCGATGTTGTCACTGTTAGAAATGGATATTTGCGAAAAGGTCTTAACAATGAATTTGAAATAAGTCTTGGAAAAGACGGTGTTATATCCAGTGGCCAAGATAGTCCCGATTATCCGCCTATAAATTACGTTAAACTAAAAATTAGAGACATTGAAGACAAGATGAGTAATATCGATATAACTGGCAGGGTTTCTGCGATCTATGGCATAAGAGAATTTGCTAAAAAAGACGGCTCTATAGGAAAAGTCGGAAGTTTTGTAATAATGGACGATACAGGAGAAATACGAGTTACCTTATGGGATAAAAAAGCAGAATTGCTTAATTCACTTGTTAAAAATGATATTATTACTATTGAAAATGCTTACTCAAAAATGGGATTAAATTCAGTTGAAATAAATCTTGGTTTCTCTTCTAATATTGTCCCTGAAAAAGCTGAAAGAGAAGATATCCCTAAGTCAGAATCAACAAATGTATCTCTACCAGATGTTAAAGAAAACATGAGGGGCATAAACATTGAGGGGTATGTCAAAGAAGTATACGACATTAGGACTTTCAATAGAGATAGTG
The Methanofastidiosum sp. DNA segment above includes these coding regions:
- a CDS encoding restriction endonuclease subunit M, producing MVKEGYIIDYISGLEVKATPEELEAVQVFSKQLVEDYGYPKKNIQTRPQYRVKVRPSDTNKEYPVDISVFSSDTKNDDNSYIIVECKKKNRKDGKSQLQDYLRFSKASLGVWFNGDERLFLRKIERDGRIYFEDIPNIPKFGQRVEDIGKFKRKDLKPTHNLKATFKAIRNHLAANTVGATRDEVLAQQLINLIFCKIYDERFTEPNDIVTFRAGIDEDAKKIKDRILDLFEKVKRKYKEVLDENDNITLDANSVAYVVGELQNYCLIEAERDIIAD
- a CDS encoding DUF3127 domain-containing protein codes for the protein MTAEALYERLLETISENELKERIDKKIQSVGGLLSEEGALLLIAGELGINIEEIHKEKKHFFISDINEGMQHVDISGRIMRIFDVNTFQRKTGTEGKVQNIVIADKTGSIRIVFWDDQIDKLKQFKRGDVVTVRNGYLRKGLNNEFEISLGKDGVISSGQDSPDYPPINYVKLKIRDIEDKMSNIDITGRVSAIYGIREFAKKDGSIGKVGSFVIMDDTGEIRVTLWDKKAELLNSLVKNDIITIENAYSKMGLNSVEINLGFSSNIVPEKAEREDIPKSESTNVSLPDVKENMRGINIEGYVKEVYDIRTFNRDSGTGKVGRFLLSDDGHELKIVLWDDKTDYLVTLVPGTKVRIESCNIRYNNGLEAHLGLGSRIQSLKSEEKIDEKKIADYGLSEAVNVLARINSIEGDFLVIVDESGNVPVSLSQITNKNFSIGDAVKVVGALEKDSDVLFIKSTSIEKGNYDVPTLEDIMNPPFKTIDELSNNDYCIISPIIKHIVNEGDGYIVVCDDGYGNIRGKIKKEVQPWKEYDIKARIYDNNNLKEFYGYEIKEINPASKAKDIFMVI
- a CDS encoding NUDIX domain-containing protein gives rise to the protein MKRKDIVTSFLFKDGKILLLKRSNKVGTFRGKWAGVSGFIEDENSLEAALREIKEETGVDSKYLELLKIGIPFDIQDIVNDTIWSINPFLFLFKGDEINIDWEHDTFEWIYPNEMDNYDTVTDLKKTLFNLIEDSGVESID
- the albA gene encoding DNA-binding protein Alba gives rise to the protein MDVLVGKKKAMAYVLAIVTGFNAGENEITIKARGRSISTAVDTAEIVKSRFVPEAKITNIKIGTEQVEQRAVSTIEITMKK